In one Achromobacter spanius genomic region, the following are encoded:
- a CDS encoding ABC transporter ATP-binding protein has protein sequence MKKPHLLSGLADAFPARWRDEIRAELADDETLLAWVEIDLDQRLKFQPGLVAATDRRLLSRNSADNGWESWAYGPQLTLSLTDHAGAAVLELHDDAARLAVWRFTLARNPAALRLLAQFESQQAIRLSGQAEEAPQERNCTVCNNLIPAGEEECPTCNQELAAPSSTWALLRLWRFARPYRGPLLAGFLLTLLGTAATLVPPYLTMPLMDEVLIPFQNGAPIDYDKVRLYLSGLLASALLAWGLGWARTYILAWVSERIGADLRTTTYEHLQQLSLEYFGGKRTGDLISRIGSETDRICVFLSLHLLDFATDILMIVMTAVILVTINPWLALVTLVPLPFIIWMIHAVRDRLRHGFEKVDRIWSEITNVLADTIPGIRVVKAFAQEKREVARFREANNRNLEVNDRVNTTWSLFSPTVTLLTEVGLLVVWIFGIWQVSQNQITVGVLAAFLAYIGRFYMRLDSMSRIVSVTQKAAAGAKRIFDVLDHVSSVPEPQKPATLPHINGRIELRDVGFRYGNRQVIRGLDLTIAPGEMIGLVGHSGSGKSTLINLICRFYDVSEGAVLVDGIDIRSVRVADYRRNIGLVLQEPFLFFGTIAENIAYGKPDATRDEIVAAARAAHAHEFILRLPHGYDSLVGERGQALSGGERQRISIARALLIDPRILILDEATSSVDTTTEKEIQKALDNLVRGRTTIAIAHRLSTLRKADRLVVLDRGQIVEQGPHEDLMAREGAYYRLYQAQARQAEADAQASGSEDMAAVA, from the coding sequence ATGAAAAAACCACACCTGCTTTCCGGCCTTGCCGATGCATTTCCTGCCCGTTGGCGGGACGAAATCCGCGCTGAACTCGCGGATGACGAAACCTTATTGGCCTGGGTTGAAATTGACCTGGACCAGCGACTGAAGTTCCAGCCCGGGCTGGTCGCCGCCACCGACCGCCGCCTGCTGTCGCGTAATTCCGCTGACAACGGCTGGGAATCCTGGGCCTATGGGCCGCAACTTACCTTAAGTCTTACCGATCATGCCGGCGCCGCCGTGCTGGAATTGCACGACGATGCCGCGCGTCTGGCGGTCTGGCGCTTTACCCTGGCCCGCAATCCGGCCGCGCTGCGCCTGTTGGCCCAGTTCGAATCGCAACAGGCGATCCGGCTGTCCGGCCAAGCCGAAGAAGCGCCGCAAGAGCGCAACTGCACCGTCTGCAATAACCTCATTCCCGCAGGCGAAGAAGAATGCCCCACCTGCAACCAGGAACTGGCCGCGCCGTCGTCCACCTGGGCGCTGTTGCGCCTGTGGCGATTCGCCCGGCCGTATCGCGGCCCCTTGCTGGCGGGGTTCTTGCTGACCTTGCTGGGCACGGCCGCCACCCTGGTACCGCCGTACCTGACCATGCCGTTGATGGACGAGGTGCTGATTCCGTTCCAGAACGGCGCGCCGATCGACTACGACAAGGTCCGCTTGTATTTAAGCGGTTTGCTGGCGTCCGCCTTGCTGGCATGGGGGTTGGGCTGGGCCCGGACCTACATCCTGGCCTGGGTCAGCGAACGCATCGGCGCCGACCTGCGCACCACCACCTATGAGCACTTGCAGCAGTTGTCGCTGGAATATTTTGGCGGCAAGCGCACGGGCGACCTGATTTCCCGCATTGGCAGCGAGACCGATCGCATTTGCGTGTTCCTGTCGCTGCACCTGCTGGACTTTGCCACCGACATCCTGATGATCGTCATGACGGCGGTGATCCTGGTGACGATCAACCCCTGGCTGGCGCTGGTCACGCTGGTGCCACTGCCGTTCATCATCTGGATGATCCACGCGGTGCGCGACCGTTTGCGCCATGGTTTTGAAAAGGTTGACCGCATCTGGTCCGAGATCACCAACGTGCTGGCCGACACGATTCCGGGCATTCGGGTGGTCAAGGCATTCGCGCAGGAAAAGCGCGAGGTTGCGCGGTTTCGTGAAGCCAATAACCGCAACCTGGAAGTCAACGACCGCGTGAACACAACGTGGTCCTTGTTTTCGCCCACGGTCACGCTGCTGACCGAAGTGGGTTTGCTGGTGGTGTGGATATTCGGTATCTGGCAGGTGTCGCAGAACCAGATCACGGTGGGGGTGCTGGCGGCGTTCCTGGCGTATATCGGGCGCTTTTACATGCGCCTGGATTCGATGAGCCGCATCGTCTCGGTCACGCAAAAAGCGGCCGCCGGCGCCAAGCGCATCTTCGATGTGCTGGACCATGTGTCCAGCGTGCCCGAGCCGCAAAAGCCCGCCACGCTGCCGCACATCAATGGCCGCATCGAACTGCGCGACGTGGGCTTTCGCTACGGCAACCGCCAGGTGATCCGGGGACTGGACCTGACCATCGCGCCGGGTGAAATGATCGGCCTGGTGGGGCACAGCGGTTCGGGCAAGAGCACGCTGATCAACCTGATCTGCCGCTTCTACGATGTGTCCGAAGGCGCGGTGCTTGTCGACGGCATCGACATCCGTTCGGTGCGCGTGGCCGATTACCGGCGCAACATCGGGTTGGTGCTGCAAGAGCCTTTCCTGTTCTTCGGCACCATCGCCGAGAACATCGCTTACGGCAAGCCCGACGCCACCCGCGACGAAATCGTGGCCGCGGCGCGCGCGGCCCACGCGCACGAATTCATCCTGCGCCTGCCGCATGGCTACGATTCGCTGGTGGGCGAGCGCGGTCAGGCCCTGTCGGGCGGCGAACGCCAGCGCATCTCGATTGCGCGCGCGCTGCTGATCGATCCGCGCATTTTGATCCTGGACGAAGCTACATCGTCGGTGGACACCACCACCGAAAAGGAAATCCAGAAAGCGCTCGACAACCTGGTGCGAGGCCGCACCACCATCGCCATCGCGCACCGCTTGAGCACGCTGCGCAAGGCGGATCGACTGGTCGTACTGGACCGTGGCCAGATTGTGGAGCAGGGTCCGCACGAAGATTTGATGGCCCGCGAGGGCGCCTACTATCGCCTCTATCAGGCGCAGGCGCGTCAGGCTGAAGCCGACGCACAGGCGTCGGGCAGCGAAGACATGGCCGCCGTGGCCTGA
- a CDS encoding ferritin-like domain-containing protein — protein sequence MYSNTMPAAPRGRVDDCLRGQALAALAAPEWPEKMAAVRGIADSALLDCQREFAAPAGLPGRPQRPELVAPAQVKHRSMATVEGRAALLHALAHIEFNAVNLALDILWRFAGMPETFYRDWLRVAREEAYHFDLLRQRLAALGHAYGDFPAHNGLWDMAERTSDDLLARLALVPRTLEARGLDASPMIRNKLAGAGDAESAAIVDIILRDEIGHVAIGNHWFKLLCAQAGKEPVACYAELAQRYGAPRLRGPFNLEARRAAGFDDAELAALQADQPELNTR from the coding sequence ATGTACAGCAACACAATGCCCGCGGCGCCGCGCGGGCGCGTCGACGACTGCTTGCGCGGGCAGGCGCTGGCGGCACTGGCCGCGCCAGAATGGCCAGAAAAAATGGCGGCCGTGCGAGGTATCGCGGATAGCGCTCTGCTGGACTGCCAGCGGGAATTCGCGGCGCCCGCCGGCTTGCCCGGTCGGCCGCAACGCCCGGAACTGGTGGCGCCCGCCCAGGTCAAGCATCGTTCCATGGCCACGGTCGAGGGCCGCGCGGCGTTGCTGCACGCGCTGGCCCACATTGAGTTCAACGCGGTCAATCTGGCGCTGGACATCCTGTGGCGTTTTGCTGGCATGCCCGAGACCTTCTATCGCGACTGGCTGCGTGTTGCACGCGAAGAGGCTTATCACTTCGATCTGTTGCGTCAGCGGCTGGCGGCCTTGGGCCATGCCTACGGCGACTTCCCGGCGCACAACGGTTTGTGGGACATGGCCGAGCGCACCAGCGACGATCTGCTGGCGCGCCTGGCGCTGGTGCCTCGCACGCTGGAGGCGCGCGGGCTGGATGCCTCGCCCATGATCCGCAATAAATTGGCAGGGGCGGGCGACGCGGAAAGCGCGGCCATCGTCGACATCATTCTGCGCGACGAAATCGGGCATGTCGCCATCGGCAACCATTGGTTCAAGCTGCTGTGCGCGCAAGCGGGCAAGGAGCCCGTGGCTTGTTATGCCGAACTGGCGCAACGCTATGGCGCGCCCCGGCTGCGCGGCCCGTTCAACTTGGAAGCACGCCGTGCCGCCGGGTTCGACGACGCCGAATTGGCCGCGTTGCAAGCGGATCAACCGGAACTGAACACCCGATGA
- a CDS encoding GNAT family N-acetyltransferase, whose product MDSLRLTIETDLSRIDAHAWDALAGDQPFLRHAFLCALHETKCAAPASGWAPHYLALWRDDALAAAVPLYLKSHSRGEYVFDYAWADAFQRHGMRYYPKLLSAIPFTPVTGSRLLASNDEDRATLVRGLVAFAEEIKVSSLHVLFPSDADMRVLRDAGFMVRESVQFHWTNPGYADFDAFLAMMNHDKRKKIRQDRKKVAAAGLSFRWLRGAEIGPAELGFFYDCYCRTYFNHGNPPYLNRNFFERAHREQPDAFMLVLAERDGEPVAVALNLAGGDALYGRYWGATEYVPGLHFETCYMQSIAYCIAHGIKRFEGGAQGEHKMARGLLPTPTWSAHWVAHPGFADAIQNFLDEETSAVTDYLGELESHTPFKSAKNGA is encoded by the coding sequence ATGGATTCCCTGCGCCTGACCATTGAAACCGACCTGTCCCGCATCGACGCCCATGCCTGGGATGCCCTGGCCGGGGATCAACCCTTTCTGCGGCATGCATTCCTGTGCGCACTGCATGAAACGAAATGCGCCGCGCCGGCCTCGGGATGGGCGCCGCATTACCTGGCCCTGTGGCGCGACGATGCGCTGGCGGCGGCCGTGCCGCTTTACCTGAAGTCCCATTCGCGCGGCGAGTACGTGTTCGACTACGCCTGGGCCGATGCCTTCCAGCGCCACGGCATGCGCTACTACCCCAAGCTGCTGTCGGCCATTCCGTTTACGCCGGTCACGGGGTCGCGCCTGCTGGCGTCCAACGACGAAGATCGCGCCACGCTCGTGCGCGGCCTGGTGGCCTTCGCCGAGGAAATCAAGGTGTCGTCGCTGCACGTGCTGTTTCCGTCAGACGCCGACATGCGCGTGTTGCGCGACGCGGGTTTCATGGTGCGGGAAAGCGTGCAGTTTCATTGGACCAACCCCGGCTACGCGGATTTCGATGCGTTCCTGGCGATGATGAACCACGACAAGCGCAAGAAGATCCGCCAAGACCGCAAGAAGGTGGCCGCCGCCGGCTTGTCGTTCCGCTGGCTACGCGGCGCCGAGATCGGCCCCGCTGAGCTTGGCTTTTTTTACGACTGCTATTGCCGCACGTACTTCAACCATGGCAACCCGCCTTACCTGAACCGCAATTTCTTCGAGCGCGCACATCGCGAACAACCCGACGCCTTCATGCTGGTGCTGGCCGAACGTGATGGCGAACCCGTGGCGGTGGCCCTGAACCTGGCGGGCGGCGACGCGCTGTACGGTCGCTACTGGGGCGCGACGGAATACGTGCCGGGACTGCATTTCGAGACCTGCTATATGCAGTCCATCGCGTACTGCATCGCGCATGGCATCAAGCGCTTTGAAGGCGGCGCGCAAGGCGAACACAAGATGGCGCGCGGCTTGCTGCCCACGCCGACGTGGTCGGCGCATTGGGTGGCGCACCCGGGCTTTGCCGACGCCATCCAGAACTTCCTGGATGAAGAGACCTCGGCCGTCACCGACTACCTGGGCGAGCTGGAATCGCACACGCCATTCAAGAGCGCCAAGAACGGCGCGTAG
- a CDS encoding YidB family protein has protein sequence MSLLDTLASMAGGGQQGGSASLLPALIEQLNKYPGGLSGLIASFQKGGLSEVVASWVGPGQNLPVSADQLGSVLDPGVVNELSAKTGQDTDSVLASLSSLLPQLVDKATPEGEVQPGQQFNPTDLLASLSGMFGNRG, from the coding sequence ATGAGCTTGTTGGATACCTTGGCCTCGATGGCCGGCGGCGGTCAGCAAGGAGGTTCGGCGTCGTTGCTGCCGGCGCTGATCGAGCAATTGAACAAATACCCGGGCGGCCTCAGCGGCCTGATCGCCAGCTTTCAGAAGGGCGGCTTGAGCGAAGTGGTGGCGTCGTGGGTAGGCCCGGGCCAGAATTTGCCCGTCAGCGCCGACCAGTTGGGTTCCGTGCTGGATCCTGGCGTCGTCAACGAGCTGTCCGCCAAGACCGGGCAGGACACCGATTCGGTGCTGGCGTCGCTGTCTTCGCTGCTGCCGCAATTGGTGGACAAGGCCACGCCGGAAGGCGAAGTGCAGCCCGGCCAGCAGTTCAACCCGACCGATCTGCTGGCGTCGCTGTCCGGCATGTTCGGCAACCGCGGCTAA
- a CDS encoding lytic murein transglycosylase, which translates to MKFPATRSKPFLALALCSVVLALPMSAARAADAYVACLSQLRGPAQKAGVSASTFETHTAGLSPDMTVIDLLDAQPEFKTPIWDYMAGLVDDERVADGQAGMARWQAELARAASRYNVDPATIAAVWGVESNFGRTLGGRPLLTSLSTLSCFGRRQAYFRGEFFATLKIIQDENIAPQRLVGSWAGAFGQTQFMPSTYLRLAVDFDGDGRRDLVDSVPDALASTANFLKRAGWNPQLTWGYEVRLPAGLSTAGAGRKNKRPMSAWVKQGVTRVDGLALPGGETPAGLLLPAGRNGPAFLVTRNFDALYSYNAAESYALAIAHLSDRLRGGGPLVQPWPTDDPGLSRAERRELQGLLIAKGYELGEPDGMVGTRTRQALQAAQRELGLPADGRAGQKALQALRASASPAPR; encoded by the coding sequence ATGAAGTTCCCCGCTACGAGAAGCAAGCCGTTCCTGGCCCTGGCGCTTTGCAGCGTCGTGCTGGCGTTGCCGATGTCGGCGGCACGTGCCGCCGACGCCTACGTCGCCTGCTTATCGCAATTGCGCGGCCCGGCGCAGAAAGCGGGCGTGTCCGCGTCCACCTTCGAGACGCACACGGCCGGGCTGTCGCCCGATATGACGGTTATAGACCTGCTGGATGCACAGCCCGAGTTCAAGACGCCCATCTGGGACTACATGGCGGGCCTGGTGGACGACGAGCGGGTGGCGGACGGCCAGGCGGGCATGGCGCGCTGGCAAGCGGAGCTGGCGCGCGCGGCCTCGCGCTATAACGTCGACCCGGCCACCATTGCGGCGGTGTGGGGTGTGGAAAGCAATTTCGGCCGCACGCTGGGCGGCCGGCCGCTGCTGACGTCCTTGTCCACGCTGTCGTGCTTTGGCCGCCGGCAAGCGTATTTTCGGGGCGAGTTCTTCGCCACCTTGAAGATCATCCAGGACGAGAACATTGCGCCGCAACGGCTGGTGGGGTCCTGGGCGGGGGCGTTCGGCCAGACCCAATTCATGCCGTCCACGTATCTGCGGCTGGCGGTTGATTTCGATGGCGATGGCCGCCGCGACCTGGTCGATAGCGTGCCGGACGCGCTGGCCTCCACCGCCAACTTCCTGAAGCGCGCGGGCTGGAATCCGCAACTGACCTGGGGCTATGAAGTGCGCCTTCCTGCCGGGCTCAGCACGGCGGGGGCGGGGCGCAAGAACAAACGTCCGATGTCGGCATGGGTCAAACAGGGCGTGACGCGCGTGGACGGCCTAGCCTTGCCCGGGGGCGAGACGCCAGCCGGCCTGCTGCTGCCAGCGGGTAGAAATGGGCCCGCATTCCTGGTCACGCGCAATTTCGATGCGCTGTATTCCTACAATGCCGCGGAAAGCTACGCGCTGGCCATTGCCCATTTGTCCGATCGGCTACGCGGCGGTGGGCCGCTGGTACAGCCCTGGCCCACCGACGACCCTGGCTTGTCCAGGGCGGAACGGCGCGAATTACAAGGCCTCTTGATCGCCAAAGGCTATGAGCTGGGTGAACCCGATGGTATGGTCGGCACCCGCACGCGCCAGGCCTTGCAGGCCGCCCAGCGCGAGCTGGGTCTGCCGGCGGATGGAAGGGCGGGGCAGAAGGCGCTACAGGCGCTGCGGGCCTCGGCCTCGCCCGCACCGCGTTGA
- a CDS encoding MOSC domain-containing protein yields MTPITIDALLTGIVRPLGDSGRDSGIDKHPVAERLWLGAEGLRGDEQADRRFHGGPEKALHHYARDHYPAWRAELGERAVLDAPGAFGENISTTGLTEADVCVGDVFCVGTALIQVSQARQPCWKLDHRFGQRGMAARVQSSGMTGWYYRVLQEGWLCVGDTLALRERPQPQWPLSRVQDILNRRVLDTDVLHALAKMPELSPNWRALFEKRAQAGQVEDWTRRLEGDAALSAPKER; encoded by the coding sequence ATGACACCCATCACCATTGACGCGCTGCTGACGGGCATCGTGCGCCCGCTGGGCGATTCCGGCCGCGATAGCGGTATCGACAAGCATCCCGTGGCCGAGCGCCTGTGGCTAGGTGCCGAAGGCCTGCGCGGCGACGAACAGGCCGACCGCCGCTTTCATGGCGGCCCGGAAAAAGCGCTGCACCATTACGCCCGTGACCACTATCCGGCGTGGCGCGCCGAGCTGGGTGAACGGGCGGTGCTGGATGCCCCGGGCGCGTTCGGCGAAAACATCTCCACCACCGGGCTGACCGAAGCGGATGTCTGCGTGGGCGACGTCTTTTGCGTCGGCACGGCACTGATTCAGGTGTCGCAGGCACGCCAACCGTGCTGGAAGCTGGACCACCGCTTCGGCCAGCGCGGCATGGCGGCGCGCGTGCAATCAAGCGGCATGACCGGCTGGTACTACCGGGTGCTGCAAGAAGGTTGGCTGTGCGTGGGCGATACGCTTGCCCTGCGCGAACGGCCCCAGCCGCAATGGCCGTTGTCCCGCGTGCAAGACATCCTGAACCGGCGTGTGCTGGATACGGACGTGCTGCACGCCCTGGCGAAGATGCCCGAGCTGTCGCCGAACTGGCGCGCGCTGTTCGAGAAGCGCGCGCAGGCGGGTCAGGTGGAAGATTGGACCCGACGACTGGAAGGCGATGCCGCGCTTTCAGCACCCAAGGAACGTTGA
- a CDS encoding DUF1854 domain-containing protein, which produces MTLASSLPTFQLRRNAFGRLEYTSADGETHEGVIPVRAFPISEAGRGLSLVTSDGHELVWIEHLSDVPAPQRALIEEELAGREFMPEIRKLSSVSTYATPSTWKVETDRGPTSFTLRGEEDIRRLSPQTLLIADSHGIFYLVRDILALDKHSRKLLDRFL; this is translated from the coding sequence ATGACATTGGCCTCCTCGTTGCCGACTTTTCAGCTACGCCGCAACGCCTTCGGGCGTCTGGAATACACCTCCGCCGACGGCGAGACGCATGAAGGGGTCATTCCCGTGCGCGCGTTCCCGATCAGTGAAGCCGGGCGTGGCCTGTCGCTGGTGACCAGCGACGGCCATGAACTGGTGTGGATCGAACACCTGTCCGACGTTCCGGCGCCGCAGCGCGCCCTGATCGAGGAAGAACTTGCCGGGCGCGAATTCATGCCCGAAATACGCAAGCTGAGCAGCGTGTCCACCTATGCCACACCCAGCACCTGGAAGGTCGAGACCGATCGCGGCCCCACGTCCTTCACGTTGCGCGGTGAGGAAGACATCCGCCGCCTGAGTCCGCAGACGCTGTTGATTGCCGACAGCCACGGCATTTTCTATCTGGTGCGCGACATCCTGGCCCTGGATAAGCACAGCCGCAAGCTGCTGGACCGCTTCTTGTAG
- the cphA gene encoding cyanophycin synthetase → MKKKDIEFLDVVALRGPNIWTYRPVLEAWVDIGELEDYPSNTIPGFYERLSEWLPTLIEHRCSPGVRGGFLARLKEGTWPGHILEHVTLELQNLAGLRGGFGKARETSMRGVYKVVVRAWQEQVTRTALNEARDLVMAAIEDRPFDVPATVAKLRSLVDKHCLGPSTACIVDAADDRDIPYIRLFEGNLVQFGYGSAQRRIWTAETDRTSAIAEGISRDKDLTKELLSTCGVPVPEGRLVDSEDDAWDAAEDIGLPVVVKPYDGNHGRGVFTNLTTREDVVAAYRVAVDEGSGVIVERFVLGNEHRLLVVGNRMVAAAAGEPAWVTGDGTSTIAELIDSQINIDPRRGRTENHPLNFVRLDSAARLEIARQGMSEDSVPADGQRVLVQRSGNVAFDVTDRVHPSIAATVALAARVVGLDIAGVDLVAEDITRPLAEQRGAIVEVNAGPGLLMHLKPADGTPRPVGRAIVDHLFPEGDAGRIPIVGVTGTNGKTVVARLVARLLHLSGKRTGLACSEGLYLDRRLAHKGDHADFASGTRLLMNRNVDAAVIENDSGVILGQGLAYDRCQVGVVTNIDDADHLGDFDINETERMFNVFRTQVDVVLPTGAAVLNARDPRVVEMAELCDGSVIFFGIDPALPAIAAHLQQDGRAVFVRDGAIVLAQGTREERLADVAAIPLTHGGRVAFQVENVLAAVGAAWALDIPVELIRAGIETFDIDQADAPWQFTLFERNGAAVVVDDVHNASALRPLIAAIDQFPASSRAAVYSAGADRRDADLIEQGRLLGDAFDRVVLYDDNTVQSKRPLGQARALLRQGLSQGSRVKDIQDEPDHGKAIESVLNGIAAGDFVLLQSDEAFSGPTIDLVRRWIQQY, encoded by the coding sequence ATGAAAAAGAAAGACATTGAATTTCTCGATGTCGTGGCTTTGCGCGGCCCGAACATTTGGACCTATCGCCCGGTCCTGGAAGCATGGGTGGATATTGGTGAGCTGGAAGACTACCCCTCCAACACCATTCCCGGGTTTTACGAGCGCTTGTCCGAATGGCTGCCGACGCTGATCGAACACCGATGCAGCCCCGGCGTGCGCGGCGGCTTTTTGGCCCGTCTGAAAGAAGGCACCTGGCCCGGCCACATTCTTGAGCATGTCACCCTGGAATTGCAGAACCTGGCCGGCTTGCGCGGCGGCTTCGGCAAGGCCCGGGAAACGTCGATGCGCGGCGTCTACAAGGTTGTGGTGCGCGCCTGGCAGGAACAGGTCACGCGCACCGCGTTGAACGAAGCGCGCGACCTGGTCATGGCCGCCATTGAAGACCGCCCGTTCGACGTGCCCGCCACCGTTGCCAAACTGCGCAGCCTGGTGGACAAGCACTGCCTGGGGCCCAGCACCGCCTGCATCGTGGATGCCGCCGATGACCGCGATATTCCGTATATCCGTTTGTTTGAAGGCAACCTGGTTCAGTTTGGCTACGGCTCGGCGCAGCGCCGCATCTGGACGGCCGAGACCGACCGCACCAGCGCCATCGCCGAAGGCATTTCGCGCGACAAGGATCTGACCAAGGAATTGTTGTCGACCTGCGGCGTGCCGGTGCCGGAAGGCCGCCTGGTCGATAGCGAAGACGACGCCTGGGACGCCGCCGAAGACATCGGCCTGCCGGTGGTGGTCAAGCCCTACGATGGTAATCATGGCCGGGGCGTGTTCACCAATTTGACGACCCGCGAAGACGTGGTGGCCGCTTACCGCGTGGCGGTGGACGAAGGCAGCGGCGTCATCGTCGAACGCTTCGTGCTGGGCAACGAGCACCGCCTGCTGGTGGTGGGCAACCGCATGGTGGCGGCCGCCGCCGGAGAACCTGCCTGGGTGACGGGCGACGGCACATCCACCATCGCCGAACTGATCGACAGCCAGATCAACATCGACCCGCGCCGTGGCCGCACCGAAAACCATCCGCTGAATTTCGTGCGCCTGGATTCCGCCGCCCGGCTGGAGATTGCGCGCCAGGGCATGTCGGAAGACAGCGTGCCGGCCGACGGGCAGCGCGTGCTGGTACAACGCAGCGGCAACGTCGCCTTCGACGTGACCGATCGCGTGCATCCCAGCATTGCCGCCACTGTGGCCTTGGCCGCGCGCGTGGTGGGCCTGGACATCGCTGGCGTAGACCTGGTGGCCGAAGACATCACCCGGCCGCTGGCCGAGCAGCGCGGCGCCATTGTGGAAGTCAACGCCGGCCCCGGCTTGCTGATGCACTTGAAACCGGCCGACGGCACGCCGCGCCCGGTGGGCCGCGCCATCGTCGACCACCTGTTCCCGGAAGGCGACGCGGGCCGCATCCCCATCGTGGGCGTCACGGGCACCAACGGCAAGACCGTGGTGGCGCGCCTGGTCGCGCGCTTGCTGCACCTGTCGGGCAAGCGCACCGGCCTGGCCTGCAGCGAAGGCCTGTATCTGGACCGCCGCCTGGCGCACAAGGGCGACCACGCCGACTTTGCGTCGGGCACCCGTTTGCTGATGAACCGCAACGTGGACGCCGCCGTCATCGAGAACGACAGCGGCGTCATCCTGGGCCAAGGCCTGGCCTATGACCGCTGCCAGGTGGGCGTGGTCACCAACATCGACGACGCCGACCATCTGGGCGACTTCGACATCAACGAAACGGAGCGCATGTTCAATGTGTTCCGCACGCAAGTCGATGTGGTGTTGCCGACCGGTGCGGCCGTGCTCAACGCACGCGACCCGCGCGTGGTCGAGATGGCCGAGCTGTGCGACGGATCAGTGATTTTCTTTGGCATCGACCCCGCCCTGCCCGCCATTGCCGCCCACCTGCAACAGGACGGCCGCGCGGTGTTTGTGCGCGACGGCGCCATCGTCCTGGCGCAAGGCACGCGCGAAGAGCGCCTGGCGGATGTTGCCGCCATTCCGCTGACCCACGGCGGGCGCGTGGCTTTCCAGGTGGAAAACGTGCTGGCCGCGGTGGGCGCCGCCTGGGCCCTGGACATTCCCGTGGAACTGATCCGCGCCGGCATCGAAACCTTTGACATCGACCAGGCCGACGCGCCCTGGCAGTTCACGCTGTTTGAACGCAATGGCGCCGCGGTCGTGGTGGACGATGTGCACAACGCGTCGGCCCTGCGCCCGCTGATCGCCGCGATTGATCAATTCCCCGCGTCGAGCCGCGCCGCCGTCTATTCCGCCGGCGCCGACCGCCGCGACGCGGACCTGATCGAACAGGGCCGCCTGTTGGGCGATGCCTTTGACCGTGTCGTGCTGTATGACGACAACACGGTGCAAAGCAAGCGTCCATTGGGGCAGGCGCGCGCACTGCTGCGCCAGGGCTTGTCGCAAGGCAGCCGCGTGAAAGACATCCAGGACGAACCTGACCATGGCAAGGCCATCGAGAGCGTGCTGAACGGCATCGCGGCGGGCGACTTCGTCCTGCTGCAATCCGACGAAGCCTTCTCCGGACCCACCATCGATCTGGTGCGCCGCTGGATTCAACAATACTGA